One Salvelinus alpinus chromosome 9, SLU_Salpinus.1, whole genome shotgun sequence genomic window, GCCCCCAAAGAAGACTGAATTTGGttggtccagaccagaccaaaTCTTATCCAATCATAGATCTCTATgcttcacaagtttggacatcaaagtacagctcagtagagtacagcagagtatggtacaatacagtacattatagtgtactcaactctagtgtactatactgaactttactgtactgaactatactctacttttctttacggtactctactgtgttgttcAAACTGGtgaacccaactgtggtttgtgactactatgatttcccattctagccaattcaattgcagaaaTTCCGTTACCTATTTTATTTTTGGTAATGACATTTTGAATTtgaatcacttaataattcataaacgaaattgatatcagtaaaaacaaACTAATTGATAGGTTTACCTTCTCTCATGAGGGAAATAAAATATTTTCGATAAGTGGGTTTTTGTTACCGTAATTAAGGCaaagtttcttaaacttacagaagccAGAAACATTTATCCATCATTTAAATTTGTGTTGATATTTGTTTTCGGGGGTCATTGTTTCAACAttgttgtgttttgatgtatttcttatACTTTTtaagactttctttttttctggtagatgttttctgagagcccttttccatctgtttgagcAGAAATCAAAACCTTTGCTTATTCCTATTTTTttggatggaaaatggttgaaaaatgtatatatgccAGCAcatcccaaactctgtcctggggaccccaaggggagcacgttttggtttttgccctagcactacacagctgattcacatTATCAAAGCTTGTTGATTGGTTGAGTATTTGAAtctgctgtgtagtgctagggaaaaaAATAAAACGTGCTCCCCTTGGGGGACCGAGTTTGGTAAACCCTGATATATACCTTATCATTTGATATGCtcctatgaatttcacatgttgctgctcatgggtcctttttcATGGAAATGACCAGGGCTAGGAATTGCCAGGGAACTcccgatacgatattatcacgatacttaggtacTGATACAATGTGTATTTAGATTCTCATGAttctgtctatatatatatattgcgttTCAATACTGCTATTTTATtgcaattaaatgtttcaaacatattgctcactcgTCTGTTGCAGAGGGACAATAGGGAGCTTTGAGAAcacaagttttgatcagtcattgaACTAAAAGTGCTGGAAGCAAAttctcactatttaaaaagatggagagCAAGCTATGCCGGTACAGCTgactagcgcaaaaataatatttcGATATATTGCCAAAAGTAATATCCCGATATGAAActcgatttaaaaaataataataataatcctatCACTAGCAGGTAAGGTCCTGGATTACACTGGAAATGACATTGAGTCAGCTCCCTCATGACATTGTGACACTCTTCTTCTAAGGGTGTGACACTCTTCTTCTAAGGGTTACCATACAAACAATTCATTCAGATCCTGACACCAGTCTTATAATGGCTTGTATTTAAGGTGCTGTTATAATAGTCTCATATCAGAGCACTGTTAAGAGGGATATATTTCATATTAGGATATTTGATGTAAACAGTTGCATGTACTTCAGGGAGCCATGATTGCTCACTGATATGGCACACAGCTTGTGGTCAATGCAACTTAGATGTATTTGTTCTGTGTTTACAGATGGGACCCACAGTGTGTGATCCACTTGACCACTATGTTCAGGTAAACCTGAAAGAATTGGGCTTCACTTCGTTTCAATAGAAATGTTTGATGTTAGTCGATGAGTGCATTGGCACTAAGTTAATGAGTGCATCAACTCCCCGCCTTAAACAATCTTCTCCAGGGATGTGCCCTTGGCCCCAGAAGAGCTGCAGTTCCTGGTCGAGAAGGTCCTGAGGATGTTCCTCAAACTAGACCTGCAGGAGATCCCACCTTTGGTCTACCAGCTGCTGCTGCTGGCTgctaaggtgtgtgtgtctgtttgtatgTACAATGTCCTATATGTTTCCACATAGCTTGGTGAATGAACAACCTCTTGTGTTTGTGTTGTCTACCAGGGCTGTAAGAAACAGGTCCTGGAAGGAATCATCAGCTACTTTAAAGAGCAGGATCTTCGCCAGAAAGAGGAACAGAAAGATGGAGAGTGAGTGAGCATTATGACACCAATAATCCACAATGTCTAATTCAATGACAAGCTGTGTGTGAACTTCCTTGATGAGAAGACTacgatctctctttctctctcacacacacacacacacacacacacacacacacacacacaggagtatgGACGTGGAGGTTCAGTCCGTTCCTCAGGACCAGCTGAGGCATGTGGAGGGCACAGCCATCCTGCACATAGTTTTTGCAGTGCGGCTtgaccaggagctggggagggaGTTCCTGAAAAGTGTTAAGGTCCCAGATATACTCTCACATACTCTCTCACCCACCCCTTAAATAGATTGACAGTAATGATAAAGAAGGGGTGTTTTATTGGTGTGCTGTTCATACTGCTTTTGGAGTGATGCTTTAAATTGTCTATAAATTAAAAATTGTTATTCAGGAATTCAGTCACCTGTATGTATGATGAGTAATGTTCAGTGTGGTGCTTAGACagtattgactgtgtgtttggtCTCTGTTCTCTGCAGGGGTCCCAGGGGGAGCTCTGTCCGTTCAGCATTGCTCTGCTGCTCTCGGTGGCCAGGATTCAACGCTACGAGGAGCAGGTAGGAACCCAGACAACCTGCAATCacaaaaagaaagaaaattaTCTTTCTCAATTTGTCTTTCCTGTGTTCCTCGCATCTTCTCTTTGCCTGCTTCTCAAAATGCATGGGAGGAGAAGATTTAGAGGGGAAGGAGCTTGAAACTACGTCTCCAATGAGGAGACTACGCAAGGAATCGAGGAAAGACCATTGGGGAAAGAGCCTCTGACCCTCCCTTCTCTCATAACCCtccctgttctaccctttaccccctccctccctggtggTGTAGTTGTTTGATTTCTTGAAGGGGGCGATCACTAAGGGCTTCAAGGATGAGCAGCTGCAGCAGGGCTCCAAGTTCCTGCAGGACCTGCTGCCTCAGCGCTGCAGCCTTGCTCAGATGATCCTGGACACTGTCAAGAACAGGTCAGGGCTCGTATTCAGAAAGCAGTttggagtaggagtgctgatctagcatcaggtcctccctgtccatataatcttattcattatgatctaaaagggagAACTGATCCTTACTCCAGCATCACCTCAGGGGGATGCTAGTGTGGTAACTAAGGACACCATCACTGACCTTTGATCCCTGCAGTGTGTTTGGCTGGGACCATGTGACCCAGGGGCTGGTCCAACTGGGCTTCATCCTCATGGACGCCTTTGGCCCCAAGGCAGGGCCGTTCGGGAAGACTGCAACCGAAGGGGCCAACGCCACAGCCAAAACACCCATACAGCAGGCCTGTCGGCTGGGGGGACAGGTCCTCTTGGAGGGCTTCAAGGTACGGTGACTATGGCCTCCTCCCCTGGATCATTTAATGTAGACTGACGGTGATTAATGAATAGATTATATAAGGAACAGGATCTGAAGTGACAGCCATGTGCTAATGTCATTATACTGATTATGATCAGTCTGTTAGTTCTCATCTGAAGCACTATATCTGATTTGGGATGATTCTGATCCCCAGTTGCCTTTCAAAGAGCTGATTTTATTAGGACTaacctggttaaaccagactgaatatTTAGCTCAGTGAAACAATGGTGAGCGCATAATTCAGTCTGCTTTAACCAGGCTATAATATTAGAGTGCTGTAACAGGCAATGTATTTTGGAACACTGAATATTAAAGCAGCTCTCCTGTAAGATATCTCCTGTTCATCTGATATTTCAACCACTTTCTTTGGTTTATTTAAACAGATGCATGAGCCAATCAGGGGTGAGATTCTGGAGCAAGTCCTGAACCGATTGGTCACCAAAACAGCCTCCCCTGTCACTCATTTCATAGGTAACTATAGGTATCTTGTTCTCCTTGCGCTCTAATGGGATAggtgtatttttttgtttgttgctatTTGGCATTAGGCCTTTTGCATACACAtgtccaatcctctcagatctccacgtGTCCAGATGGTTGGGACTAGGGATTGTTTCTGGATGTTGTCTGATTTCTTTTTCTCATCTTCATCATCAGATCTCCTCTCGGACATTGTGGTCTCGGCTCCCATGATCCTTCTGGAGTCATCATCCAAGGTGACAGAGACGTTTGATCACCTGTCCTACCTGCCACTGGCCACCGTGCAAGGGCTACTCAAGGCtgtccaggtaacacacacacacacacacacacacacacacacacacacacacacacacacacacacacacaccaggcccaGTGCAGGGGCTGCttgtgtgatctctctctctggtgttccCAGCCTCTGCTGAAGGTCAGTATGTCCATGAAGGATGCTCTGATTCTTGTTCTGAGGAAGGCCATGTTCTCCAGGTAAGttccccctccctctgtcctaaCCAGACATAGCTCTGATCAGAGATGGAGCCGTATgtatcaagtgtctcagagtaggagtattaatctaggatcaggtcactcCAGTCCATGTTGTCATTTTCATTGTGATGtaaaaggccaaactgatcctaaatcagcaatcctactctgagacacttgattCATACAGCCCCTGGGCTCATACTCAATTAATCTTTCCTGTCATGTGACCCCCTGCAGCCAGTTGGATGGGAGGAAGTCTGCGGTGACGGGCTTCCTGCTGCTGCTGAAGAACTTCCGGGTCCTGGGTAGCATGGGTTCCAGCCAAGCCAGCCAGGCCATCTCCTCCAGCCAGGTGTGTGTCTCGGTCTGTCTGATATTAGTGTCTTGATATCAGTACCACCACTCATAGTGACTGagtacacactgagtgtaccCCTGCACTTTCATTAATGTATTCAAGCCATTATGAGGGAATTTCTATTGGTCCATTAATCTGTGACGTGTCCTGTGCCCAGGTCCAGGTGGATGTTCACTCCCGCTACAACTCTGCTGCCAACGAGGCCTTCTGCCTGGAGATCCTCAGCAGCCTGCGCCGATGTCTGGGCCAGCAGGCCGATGTACGACTCATGCTCTACGAGGTCGGAACCCCCACACCACAacgtctagcctggtcccagatctgtttgtaccaaTGACCATTACAAGACAGTGACCATAGGTGTTCACAAAACAGCACAAAAATATTTGGGATGAGGCTACACAATGTCAGCTTTGGCTGATAAGTGTTATAAGACtgaatgtacagtacatacactatatatacaaaagtatgtggacaccccttcaaatgattgGATTCTGCTATTACAGccacaccgttgctgacaggtgtataaaatcgacagccatgcaatctccatatacaaacattatttatgtctgtaataaagcccttttatgggaaaaaacttattctgattggctgggcctggctccccagtggctgcaCCCATGCCAATTCATGTCAAATCCATAGATTGgggcataatgaatttattttaattgactgatttccttctatgaactgtaactcagtaaaatctttgaaattgttgcatttacatttttcagTATACATATTATCTTCTAACACAAGGTTGTCATGTGTGCCTTATTTGTAGGGTTTCCATGATGTCCTCCGCCGCAACTCTCAACTAGCAAGCTCCATCATGCAGACCCTGCTCTCGCAGGTGTGTGTGATATCTTAAGGTATAATTACATGTGGTATATTGCACTGTGATTTGACGCGTGTGTTCTGTCTAGGTGAGGCGGTACTATGAGCCAGAGCAGGACCTTCTGCCCCCAGTGAAGCTGGAGTTATGCATCGGTGCTCAAGGAGACCAAGTCTTCCTCCAGGAGCCTCTGGTATGAACTTTTACCTATTATGTCACTTGctcgtgcatgtgtgcgtgcgtgtgtgcagaAGTGGCCCAACTAGTGAGCAGCACAGTCCACTCTACTGCTTTTCTCTCCCTTGTCTGGCAtgcttgtatgtgtgtggtgtacGTCCACAAGAACATCAAGACATTGATGCTTCCTGTTCCTCTCAGGCCCATCTGTTGAGTTGCACAGTCCACTGCCTGCTCTGGTACCAGGGCATGCGCCGTTCAGCCCGGCCCAACGCAGGCGGAagtgacgatgatgatgatgatgaagaggaagGGGGATTTCAGGACGAGCTGCAGAGCATCCTGGAGAGCATCACGCGCCGGATGATCAAGTGTGAATTGGAGGACTTTGAGCTGGTGCGTATCAGAGTAGTGACTTTCATAGAACAGTCTATGAAGCAACttaaatatactttgtatccctcatttactcaagtgtttccattatttggcagttacctgtatatacaGGTAGGAGCAGATCCATGGCTCTACGCTGACCTAATATACAAGGACCATGTGTGCACCTCAGTTGAGAAATGTAGGCGTACACAAAGAAATGTAGGagcacaatgaaaaatatttgCGGTAATAAAGCTAGAATTCTGACTTTTTCTAGGCTCACTGATGCTCCTAAATTTAATTTCCAggtcgcacagcaaaatatttaggcGTGTATGCGAGTAGAGCCCTGAGATCTGCATATTATATTACAGGTCCTGTTTGGTCCACGCGCGTCGCAGTATGTACTTTTTTGGGATTCTACCTGCCGTTCTGGGGCCTTTTTTCAACCtctcaaataaaaaatttaaaatatgTAGTTATGGTTAGTTTAGTTTATCATAAGGAGTACTTTAGTAATATTTAAGGTTGCGGTTAGTGGTAGTGTAATCTGTGGTTAAGGTCAACTCTTAAGAAAATCTTACAGGGGGAGAGAAGCGGAATGCTTTTGATTGGTAGAATGAACAGCAGTATtgagtattgtattgtattgtattttattAGGGGTGCTGGCAGCGACGCTGCAAGCAAGCAAACCTATTATTTCTGATGGAATTCTTTCTTTCGCGCTTGTCGCAATGTCTCAATGCCCGATTGGTTAAAAAGTATACTTTGGCTATATCAACACCGCTACTCTCAGACACCAAAAACGTCACCAATTGGTTTAAGTTTAAGGCTCAGCCTTTTCGCCCCGTTTGACGTACAACCACAAAACTTGGTATAGCGTTGGTTCTCGTCATAAGGACCACATTTTCCTCAAGGACCCATAAGGCATCtttataaaaaaacatatttgtgTCCTCAATTAAACCGGAATAACTTAACTTCTCTTTGCTCTATCAACTTGAAACTTGCACATAGTGTTTTGAATTGTACGTGTACACGAGGGATGATGTATAATGCTTCCTTATTTAACCATTATCCATACAGGTAAGTCAATTAAGAAACATTTGTATTTACAAAGACGGCTTGTCAAGTGGCAGAGATTACATCAACAGTACACTGTGACTGAAGTGATGTAATATCTGTGCAACCCCCCCTCTAGGATAAGTCGGCTGAGTTCTCCCTGTCCAGTGTGGGGGTGAAGAACAGCATCTACGCCGTGCTGGTGATGGGAGTGTACGAGGTGCTCATCGAATACAACTTCACCAAGGCCAACTACAGGTAACCTGAAGAAGACTGGTTCACTGGATCTGTGGGAGAAGCTACTGTATCAGTGTTTTGAATAATGAACTTGTGTGCTCAGATGCTTAAATCAATGTTTAGAAATTAGGATAGTTTTTTCAGGATGCTCTGTCCCGGTGAAGTAAAAGAGTGGGAAACGTGCTGaataggatttttatttatttcaatgtgACAAGCAACAAAACTCTTGAGGATGTGTAGGACTGGGATGGATAATATGCTACATTGTGAGACGGTGAGTGAATTTGTCTTTTACTATGACACTGTGTGTTGCAGTAAGAGTCTTTTCGAGGAACTCCTGGAGCTGGTTAGTCGCTATAACAAGCTGTCTGAGATCCTGAAGGAGAAGTCTGGAAAGGGCAAGAGCAGCAAGAGCCCTCGAAGCCTGCTGTCTATGGGCTTTGTGTCAACACTGCTCACTGCACTCTtcaggtgtgagtgtgtgtttgggggAATGTATTTCCTGTCAAGGCTGCATATACAAGTGCCACATTTTAGTTCAAAGTCATACAGTACCTGTGTGTTTTGTGACCTGTCTTGCacctgaaagtgtgtgtgttcttccAGAGACAGCGCTCAGAGCAGAGAGGAGGCTCTGTTGGTGCTGCGCTCTAGTGGGGACTTCCTGCGTTACGCTGTGAGCGTGGCTCTGCAAAAGATTACACAGTTGGAGGAAACTGGACACACTGACGGCCCCGACGGACAGAACACAGACAAGACCTTCCACCACCTCTGTGACATCACTAGGTCCGATTTTATCTAAGAGATCAGCAGGTTATATTCTCTGTGACACCACCTAGTAAGATTCTCTATGACATCGCTTGGTTAGATTCTCTATGACCTCAACTGGTCATATTCTCTGTGACCTCAACTGGTttatccccctcctcccccagtgTCTTGATGTGGCGGTACACCAACATCCCGTGTGCAGTGGAGGATGCTGGGAAGAAGGAGAAGCGTTGCAgtgtgtccctgctgtgtctggagGGCTTGCTGAGGATCTTCAGCACCGGGCAGCAGCGCTACCCAGCCAGGGTGGCCCAGCTCCTTTCTGCCATCGGTGCGACACACACAAACTGCTCTCATTCTCAATGCGTCACACCAAGGGGTCTTCTGTAAAGCGCAAATCCTGAAATGAGATAGTTGAAACTTTAAAGTATCTTTCAAATAATCTATTGATATCAATGCAAAACCACAGTGGATATCCCATTGAGATACAGAATATATTTTATAAGGGAGAGCTGGCCAAGATGTCTCCAGTTTAAAAACACATGATCATACATTCAGAACAGACACAATGAAGCAACTTTGAGACCACAATACTAAAATCCGCAGACAGCTCTCATTCACAATGCTTTCAGAACAGGGAGTTTGCTTAAGGCCCAAGTCTTGACTCCACACACTTTCAACTACCAAACAGAACTGTTCATTCACACTCGTCAATTGAATTAATTAAATAAGTTCTTGTGAATGGGTTCCTCGTTAAAGTCGGTTCCTGTAGATATGATTTTGTGAATAACAGATGTCTTGTCCGTAACCGTTTGTAAAAACATATAATGTGGTGGTTTCCTTTCAGATGTCTCTGTGGAGGAAGGGAGTGATCACGGGCCAGGGAATGCCAGTGTCACGGAGAAGACTGCTTTCTACATTCGCCAGTTCCAGGTGTGACTGAAGTGTTAAAGTATACAGGATGTGACCTTGGATAGATTCTAGATCATTctgttcaaatcaaaatcaaataaaatgttatttggggggggcaatgcaaatagtctgggtagccatttgattagatgttcaggagtcttatggcttgggggtagaagctgtttaggaatCTCTTGGAACTAGACTTGGTGCTTCGATACTGCTTGCCGTGGGGTagcggagagaacagtctatgactagggtggctggagtctttgacaatttttagggccttcctctgacaccgcctggtatagaggtcctggatggcaggaagcttggccccagtgatgtactggaccaaactaactaccctctgtagtgccttgcggtcggaggccgagctattgccattccaggcagtgatgtaactcgtcaggatgctctcgatggtgcagctgtagaaccttttaggacccatgccaaatcttttcagtctcctgagggggaataggttttgtcgtgccctcttcacgactgtcttggtgtgcttggaccatgttagtttgttggtgatgtggacgccaaggaacttgaagctctctgtgaatgggggcgtgctcggtcctccttttcatgtagtccacaatcatctcctttgtctagatcatgttgagggagaggttgttgtccttgcaccacaggTCTCAGAAGAATTCctgacaggtctctgacctcctccctataggctgtctcgtcgttgtcagtgatcaggcctaccactattgtcatcagcaaacttaatgatggtgttggagtcgtgcttggccacacagtcctgagtgaacagggagaacaggaggggactgagcacacacccctgagggtcccccgtgttgaggatcagcgtggcggatgtcttgttaccttcccttaccacctgggggcggcctgtcaggaattccaggatcagCGAAGTTCTGTTCAGCAATGGGAAGGATGCGCACACACAGCCAACATCAGCTGGTGAGAGCAAGCAATGAGTGTGGGCAGACAGGCTTCGCTCCAGATCTGATTATACATATCGCGCGGGCGACTGTCTTGCTTCCCCGTagctaaccagtcaccaccagccACTACCCTTTGCCTGGTTAAGAAACAAGCTGCTTTATGAAATTAAAAACAATAGCAGTATTGAGTTTAATAGTAAACAACAGTCTAGCTATGTTTTTCTCTCCCTTGAGTTTAGAAAAGTAGGCTGTCTTTGCATTTGTAGTCTCACTCAACCCTCCCACTTTCCCCACTGCATTCCATAGCCAGGTTATGTAGCCAAGTCTCCCTCTTTTACCCAGACCGTTGGCCATTTGTTAGGCtacaccttgttcagtcatgttactccattagctagctatagctaacaACCTAGGGTGCATTCAGCAGGATCCAAcgttttggaacgttcagatggaagtatgctatgtagaacaaacatgcctcagACATGTTGAATAAGGAATAAAGTTTGCTCTATTCATGGAATTTCTATCTGCAAAGTTCGAGAACGTG contains:
- the fanci gene encoding Fanconi anemia group I protein, whose product is MRADIMEKIVSLSDGERIPELQQYLSSLTDDQLTTVVTNSALKGKDIGAMVKSIFKGSPPSAPEGASRRLLLYQHCITLCESGDLQTEVASDIIGLLMLETHNLPGPSLAQLASLFVDAIKLGKMGSGKSLELFPTVLTALAATEALSYGKGELSGEEYKKQLINSLCSSRWDPQCVIHLTTMFRDVPLAPEELQFLVEKVLRMFLKLDLQEIPPLVYQLLLLAAKGCKKQVLEGIISYFKEQDLRQKEEQKDGESMDVEVQSVPQDQLRHVEGTAILHIVFAVRLDQELGREFLKSVKGSQGELCPFSIALLLSVARIQRYEEQLFDFLKGAITKGFKDEQLQQGSKFLQDLLPQRCSLAQMILDTVKNSVFGWDHVTQGLVQLGFILMDAFGPKAGPFGKTATEGANATAKTPIQQACRLGGQVLLEGFKMHEPIRGEILEQVLNRLVTKTASPVTHFIDLLSDIVVSAPMILLESSSKVTETFDHLSYLPLATVQGLLKAVQPLLKVSMSMKDALILVLRKAMFSSQLDGRKSAVTGFLLLLKNFRVLGSMGSSQASQAISSSQVQVDVHSRYNSAANEAFCLEILSSLRRCLGQQADVRLMLYEGFHDVLRRNSQLASSIMQTLLSQVRRYYEPEQDLLPPVKLELCIGAQGDQVFLQEPLAHLLSCTVHCLLWYQGMRRSARPNAGGSDDDDDDEEEGGFQDELQSILESITRRMIKCELEDFELDKSAEFSLSSVGVKNSIYAVLVMGVYEVLIEYNFTKANYSKSLFEELLELVSRYNKLSEILKEKSGKGKSSKSPRSLLSMGFVSTLLTALFRDSAQSREEALLVLRSSGDFLRYAVSVALQKITQLEETGHTDGPDGQNTDKTFHHLCDITSVLMWRYTNIPCAVEDAGKKEKRCSVSLLCLEGLLRIFSTGQQRYPARVAQLLSAIDVSVEEGSDHGPGNASVTEKTAFYIRQFQRSLFTQLSGGEEDFNSKEAQLLVNILSVLSRQLEPSSQQFVQMITWTVKICKETSFEDVAFSKGLLSLLFSLHVLYKSPVSLLWELCQDIHSQLGDIDQDLEVEKQSHFAIVNMKTAAPTTLLVLSQVGKVLDEVDWLITKKKGQLVPDRLSSGDATQAAGQQNPVEKALTLQLGTLLTALNELVQTALPSGVCTNTLLGELSRTYTILTNLVKYYIQLCSGQQGLLPARVEKLVKLSGSHLTPQCYSFITYVQSGELAGGSADDKNKKKKEGEATATASAKLLRETKAIPNLIYSIEQYEKYLITLSKKSKVNLMQYMKLSTSRDFRINAATLEAALQEHDNSQQTIASQEPEQSQEPKKKRKKQ